Genomic DNA from Streptomyces sp. NBC_01571:
AGGACGCGCGTAGAGGACCGAAGAAGTGCGGCCCGCCCGAGGAGGGGACTCCGGCGGGCGCGCCGCTTACGATGGCCCGCATGGGTGACGTACTGGCCGGATTTCATGCCGCCTGGGAGTTCGAGTCCGACTCCGTGCTCATCCGCTTCGAGCGGGGGATCCGTACACCGAAGCTGTTCCAGGTGCTCGGCGAACGCCGTGTCCCCCTGGAGGCGATCGAGGCGGTGACGCTGACGCCGGGCAGGCGCGGCACGGTCGTGCTGCACGCCCTCCCCAGGGCGGGCGCCGATCCGCTGATGGACGCGGCCTCCGGTCAGCTGAAGGAGGGGTGCGACCCCTACCGGCTGGTGCTGCCCAGCGACCGGGAGACCCTCGCCGAGTACTACGCGGACGAGCTGCGCGCCCGGCTGACCGGGAACGCCGGGCCCCCCGAGCGCTATCTCGTCGCGGCGCCCGAGGCGCCGCTGCGGTTCAAGGCGTACGACGGGAAGGCCGCCTTCGACGGCGCCGCGGTGTCCTTCCGCTGGTTCTGGACCGGCGCGTCCTCCGCCAAGTGGAAGGCCGGCGACCAGAGTTTCCCGGTCGCCGGGCTGAGCGGCGTCGAGTGGCGCTCCCCCGAGGTCTTCGAGGGTCATCTGCGGCTGCTGCGCCGCGAACCCGCCACCGCGCAGCCCGCCCAGGCCGACCAGGATCCGGCCGCCGTCGTCTTCGGACTCGGTTACGGGCCCGTCCACGAGTCGCTCCCGTTCGCGGCCTCGGTGCTCGCCGCCGTACGGGCCTCGGGCCCCGCACCGGTGACCGCGGCCCCCGCTCCCCGCCGCGACCCGGCCGACATCGCCGACCGCATCCGCCACCTCGGCGAGCTGCACGAGGCGGGACTGGTCACGGACGAGGAGTTCACGAGGAAGAAGGCGGAGCTGCTGGCGGAGCTGTGAGGCGCGCCGGCGACCGCCGCGCCGCTACTCCCGCCCCGCCGACGTGAACGACATGTCCGCGTACCGCTCCCCCGCCACCTTCGAGGCGATCGGTTCGAGCAGCGCCATCTCCTCGTCGCCGAGAACGATCCGCGTGGCCGCCGTGTTCTCCTCGACCCGGCTGCGCCTGCGCGTCCCCGGGATCGGCACCGCCGGCACCCCGTACGACGCGGCCTGCCGCTGCACCCAGGCCAGCGCGACCTGGCCGAGTGAGGCGCCGTGCGCCTCCGCGATGGCGCGCACCGGATCCAGCAGGGCGGCGTTGA
This window encodes:
- a CDS encoding DUF4429 domain-containing protein — its product is MARMGDVLAGFHAAWEFESDSVLIRFERGIRTPKLFQVLGERRVPLEAIEAVTLTPGRRGTVVLHALPRAGADPLMDAASGQLKEGCDPYRLVLPSDRETLAEYYADELRARLTGNAGPPERYLVAAPEAPLRFKAYDGKAAFDGAAVSFRWFWTGASSAKWKAGDQSFPVAGLSGVEWRSPEVFEGHLRLLRREPATAQPAQADQDPAAVVFGLGYGPVHESLPFAASVLAAVRASGPAPVTAAPAPRRDPADIADRIRHLGELHEAGLVTDEEFTRKKAELLAEL